A window of Oncorhynchus kisutch isolate 150728-3 linkage group LG10, Okis_V2, whole genome shotgun sequence contains these coding sequences:
- the LOC109897191 gene encoding complement C1q tumor necrosis factor-related protein 7-like, whose protein sequence is MGIPGRDGRDGRKGEKGEKGEAGVKGKLGPTGKRGERGVRGPGGKRGPDGECGDGGRPGPPGPLGKKGDKGQRGPLGTAGICRCGSLVPKAAFSVGITSSYPAEKEPIKFNKVLFNEGGHYNPETGKFICAYPGIYYFSYDITLANKHLAIGLVQNGQYRIKTFDANTGNHDVASGSLVMFLNPEDEVWLEIFFKDQNGLFAEAGWSDSLFSGFLLYADTNYMDSLAEDYA, encoded by the coding sequence GGGTAAAGGGGAAACTCGGCCCAACGGGTAAACGTGGCGAGCGGGGTGTCCGGGGTCCAGGGGGGAAGAGAGGTCCTGATGGAGAATGCGGGGACGGGGGCCGACCAGGGCCACCAGGGCCCCTTGGGAAGAAAGGGGACAAGGGCCAGCGAGGACCACTGGGTACGGCAGGCATCTGCAGGTGTGGCAGCCTGGTGCCTAAAGCAGCCTTCTCTGTGGGAATCACCAGCAGTTACCCTGCTGAGAAGGAACCTATCAAGTTCAACAAGGTCCTCTTCAATGAGGGAGGCCACTACAACCCAGAGACGGGTAAGTTCATCTGCGCCTACCCGGGCATCTACTACTTCTCCTATGATATTACCCTGGCCAACAAGCATCTGGCCATCGGGCTGGTGCAGAACGGGCAGTACCGCATCAAGACATTCGATGCCAACACAGGGAACCATGACGTGGCCTCTGGGTCACTTGTGATGTTCCTGAACCCAGAAGACGAGGTGTGGCTGGAGATCTTCTTCAAGGACCAGAATGGCCTGTTTGCAGAAGCAGGGTGGTCTGACAGCCTGTTCTCTGGATTCCTGCTCTATGCAGACACAAACTACATGGACTCACTAGCAGAGGACTACGCATAG